A DNA window from Daucus carota subsp. sativus chromosome 3, DH1 v3.0, whole genome shotgun sequence contains the following coding sequences:
- the LOC108212640 gene encoding uncharacterized protein LOC108212640: MVEIESNQTPNQSSSEQTQQSPLTQQTSQTNPLQSSSHRILDPYLIHPSDNPTTCLVSPQLEGDNYATWTRGMTKALNAKGKLGFVDGNTPPPASDLPLLNCWKRCDDLVSSWIIHSVHPDLRSSLMYADSARTIWNDLKVRFSQSNAPQLYHLKTAIINLKQADMSVTNYFTRLKSLWDEYDSLVSSEPCICGASKFLIERQERDRAMEFLQGLHDRFSNIRSQILLIEPLPSAQKIFNLVKQEEAQQFIAMPPALSTESAALQARGNPPQRHSFNKRQRPYCDHCNKYGHTRQTCYQIHGFPPSKPKGTAPISTVAAVTSTDKQEQPVLPSLSADQYNRLLSMLSTPNIDDDILPKVNLTGPTFEPDDWSG, from the exons ATGGTTGAAATTGAATCCAACCAAACACCAAATCAGTCATCTTCTGAGCAAACCCAGCAATCTCCTTTAACCCAGCAGACCTCTCAAACTAATCCTCTGCAATCATCAAGTCATCGAATTCTTGACCCATATCTTATTCATCCCTCGGACAACCCCACAACATGTCTTGTCTCGCCTCAGTTGGAAGGAGACAATTACGCAACATGGACTCGTGGCATGACCAAGGCGCTTAATGCCAAAGGCAAGCTAGGATTCGTTGATGGAAACACTCCTCCACCGGCATCTGATTTGCCACTTTTGAACTGTTGGAAGCGATGCGACGATCTCGTCAGCAGCTGGATCATTCACTCTGTCCATCCAGATCTGCGTTCAAGCTTAATGTATGCTGATTCTGCACGAACAATATGGAACGATCTCAAGGTACGATTCTCTCAATCCAATGCTCCGCAGTTGTATCATCTAAAAACTGCAATCATTAATCTCAAACAAGCAGATATGTCAGTCACAAATTATTTCACACGTCTCAAGTCTTTATGGGATGAATATGACTCCCTTGTATCATCTGAACCATGCATTTGTGGCGCTAGCAAATTTCTCATTGAACGCCAAGAGCGTGATCGAGCCATGGAATTTTTACAAGGACTTCATGATCGATTTTCTAACATTCGAAGTCAGATACTACTCATTGAACCACTCCCATCAGCTCAGAAAATTTTCAATCTTGTTAAACAAGAGGAGGCCCAACAATTCATTGCCATGCCTCCTGCTCTTTCTACAGAATCTGCAGCACTTCAGGCTAGAGGTAATCCACCTCAACGCCACTCATTCAACAAGAGACAGCGCCCGTACTGTGATCATTGCAACAAGTATGGACATACACGTCAAACATGCTATCAGATTCATGGTTTTCCGCCCTCCAAGCCTAAAGGAACGGCCCCTATATCCACTGTAGCTGCTGTCACATCAACTGACAAGCAAGAACAGCCAGTTTTGCCATCACTTTCCGCTGACCAGTACAACCGCCTTCTTTCCATGCTATCCACTCCAAATATCGATGATGATATCCTTCCTAAGGTGAATCTCACAG GACCTACGTTCGAACCAGATGATTGGTCAGGCTGA
- the LOC108214210 gene encoding ribonucleoside-diphosphate reductase large subunit: MYVVKRDGRQEPVHFDKITARLKKLSYGLSVDHCDPVLVSQKVCAGVYKGVTTSQLDELAAETAAAMTANHPDYASLAARIVVSNLHKNTKKSFSETIKEMYSHVSQRSGKPAPLVADDVYEIIIKNAARLDSEIIYDRDFDYDYFGFKTLERSYLLKVQGKVVERPQHMLMRVAVGIHKDDIDSAIKTYHLMSQRWFTHASPTLFNAGTPRPQLSSCFLVCMKDDSIEGIYDTLKECAVISKSAGGIGVSLHNIRATGSYIRGTNGTSNGIVPMLRVFNDTARYVDQGGGKRKGAFAAYLEPWHADIYEFLDLRKNHGKEEHRARDLFYALWIPDLFMERVQSNGEWSLFCPNEAPGLADCWGEEFENLYTKYEREGKAKKVVQAQTLWFEVLKSQIETGTPYMLFKDTCNRKSNQQNLGTIKCSNLCTEIIEYTSPSETAVCNLASIALPRYVREKGVPDESQPSKLVGSLGSKNRYFDFDKLAEVTTIVTANLNKIIDVNYYPVETARRSNLRHRPIGIGVQGLADTFILLGMSFDSPEAQQLNKDIFETIYYHALQASSELAKKEGPYETYVGSPASKGIVQPDMWGVTPSNRWDWDALRQMIADNGIRNSLLVAPMPTASTSQILGNNECFEPYTSNIYSRRVLSGEFVVVNKHLLRDLTEMGLWSPNLKNRIIYESGSVQKMSEIPNGLKDIYKTVWEIKQRTLVDMAVDRGCYIDQSQSLNIHMDQPNFGKLTSLHFHAWSRGLKTGMYYLRSRAAADAIKFTVDTSMLKEEVKQQDDDDTTKLAEMVCSLSNRDECMACGS, from the exons ATGTATGTGGTGAAGAGAGATGGGCGACAAGAGCCAGTTCATTTTGATAAGATCACGGCTCGGTTGAAGAAACTGAGTTACGGTCTCAGTGTCGATCATTGTGACCCGGTTCTTGTTTCTCAGAAGGTTTGTGCCGGTGTTTATAAAGGCGTTACTACTAGTCAACTTGATGAATTGGCTGCTGAAACCGCCGCTGCTATGACTGCCAATCATCCTGATTACGCCTCT TTGGCTGCCAGAATTGTTGTTTCGAATCTGCATAAGAACACGAAGAAATCATTTTCAGAGAC GATTAAAGAGATGTACAGCCATGTGAGCCAGAGATCGGGGAAGCCGGCCCCACTTGTAGCCGATGATGTATATGAGATAATTATCAAG AATGCTGCTCGATTGGACAGTGAGATAATTTATGATCGGGACTTTGACTATGATTACTTTGGCTTTAAAACCCTTGAGAGGTCCTACCTTTTAAAGGTGCAAGGGAAGGTTGTTGAGAGGCCACAACATATGCTGATGAGAGTTGCTGTTGGGATTCACAAGGATGATATTGATTCTGCTATTAAGACATATCATCTAATGTCCCAGCGATGGTTCACTCATGCGTCACCAACCCTATTCAATGCAGGAACTCCGAGGCCCCAA TTAAGTAGCTGCTTCCTGGTTTGTATGAAGGATGACAGTATTGAAGGCATATATGACACATTGAAGGAGTGTGCTGTGATCAGCAAATCAGCTGGAGGAATCGGTGTGTCTCTTCATAATATCCGTGCTACTGGTAGTTATATTCGTGGAACAAATGGTACATCCAATGGTATTGTTCCAATGCTTCGTGTTTTCAATGACACTGCTCGCTATGTTGATCAAGGGGGTGGCAAGAGGAAAG GTGCTTTTGCCGCATACTTGGAGCCATGGCATGCTGACATATATGAATTTCTGGATTTAAGGAAAAATCATGGAAAG GAAGAACATCGAGCCCGAGACCTGTTTTATGCTCTTTGGATCCCTGATCTCTTTATGGAAAGAGTGCAAAGCAATGGTGAATGGTCCTTGTTCTGTCCAAATGAAGCTCCAGGTTTGGCTGATTGTTGGGGTGAAGAGTTTGAGAACCTGTATACCAAATATGAAAGAGAg GGCAAAGCTAAGAAGGTTGTCCAGGCACAGACTTTATGGTTTGAAGTGTTGAAATCCCAGATAGAAACGGGGACACCATATATGCTGTTTAAG GATACCTGCAACAGAAAGAGCAACCAGCAGAACCTGGGAACAATCAAATGTTCCAACCTGTGTACTGAGATTATTGAGTACACTAGTCCATCTGAAACTGCTGTATGCAATTTGGCATCAATTGCCCTCCCTCGATATGTTAGAGAAAAG GGTGTCCCTGATGAATCACAGCCATCAAAGCTTGTGGGCAGTCTAGGTTCTAAAAATCGATACTTTGATTTTGACAAGCTAGCAGAG GTTACTACCATAGTTACTGCCAAccttaacaaaattattgatgTTAATTATTACCCAGTTGAAACTGCAAGAAGATCGAATTTACGACACAGGCCCATTGGTATTGGAGTCCAAGGTCTTGCTGATACATTTATATTGCTTGGCATGTCATTTGATTCACCAGAG GCTCAGCAGCTGAATAAAGATATTTTTGAAACAATATACTACCATGCTTTACAAGCTTCTTCTGAGTTGGCCAAAAAGGAGGGCCCTTATGAGACATATGTTGGAAGTCCAGCTAGTAAG GGAATAGTTCAACCAGACATGTGGGGAGTAACACCTTCAAATCGGTGGGACTGGGATGCTCTTCGGCAAATGATTGCAGATAATGGCATTAGGAATTCACTTCTTGTTGCTCCTATGCCAACTGCATCAACCAGTCAGATTCTTGGAAATAATGAGTGCTTTGAGCCTTATACTTCCAATATCTATAGCCGCAGAGTTTTAAG TGGAGAATTTGTTGTGGTGAACAAGCATCTTCTTAGGGATTTGACTGAAATGGGTCTCTGGTCACCCAATCTTAAGAACAGGATCATATATGAAAGTGGTTCTGTACAGAAAATGTCGGAAATTCCCAATGGGCTTAAAGATATATACAA GACTGTTTGGGAGATTAAGCAAAGAACTTTGGTTGATATGGCTGTGGATCGTGGATGCTATATTGACCAGAGTCAAAGCCTTAATATCCACATGGACCAACCAAACTTTGGAAAGCTTACTTCTTTACACTTCCATGCATGGTCCAGG GGTTTGAAGACAGGGATGTATTATCTGCGTTCTCGTGCAGCAGCAGATGCCATCAAGTTCACAGTGGATACTTCCATGTTAAAG GAAGAGGTCAAGCAGCAAGACGATGATGATACCACAAAACTAGCAGAGATGGTATGCTCCCTGAGCAATCGTGATGAGTGCATGGCTTGTGGAAGTTAA